From a single Vicugna pacos chromosome 4, VicPac4, whole genome shotgun sequence genomic region:
- the FAM240B gene encoding protein FAM240B, producing the protein MNNQYVRREVFCCETCHELKSFWEKEIRKQTCYRELEEDRQERSALRKLREEWKQRLEKRLRMLDNPDGKEKQSDTVG; encoded by the exons ATGAACAACCAATACGTCCGCCGGGAAGTCTTCTGCTGTGAAACTTGTCATGAGCTCAAAAGCTTCTGGGAGAAAGAAATCAGGAAACAGACCTGTTACCGGGAGCTGGAGGAAGACCGTCAGGAAAGGAGTGCCCTGAGAAA GCTCAGAGAAGAATGGAAGCAGAGACTGGAGAAAAGGCTGAGGATGCTGGACAATCCTGATGGGAAGGAAAAGCAGTCAGACACAGTGGGCTGA